In one Suricata suricatta isolate VVHF042 chromosome 9, meerkat_22Aug2017_6uvM2_HiC, whole genome shotgun sequence genomic region, the following are encoded:
- the RCOR1 gene encoding REST corepressor 1 isoform X3 produces the protein MFPPEISGAKLARRSQERDNLGMLVWSPNQNLSEAKHEYIAIAKEKHGYNMEQALGMLFWHKHNIEKSLADLPNFTPFPDEWTVEDKVLFEQAFSFHGKTFHRIQQMLPDKSIASLVKFYYSWKKTRTKTSVMDRHARKQKREREESEDELEETNGNNPIDIEIDQNKESKKEVPPTETVPQIKKEKHSTQAKNRAKRKPPKGMFLSQEDVEAVSANATAATTVLRQLDMELVSIKRQIQNIKQTNSALKEKLDGGIEPYRLPEVVQKCNARWTTEEQLLAVQAIRKYGRDFQAISDVIGNKSVVQVKNFFVNYRRRFNIDEVLQEWEAEHGKEETNGPSSQKPIKSPDNSIKMPEEEDEAASVLDVRYASAS, from the exons ACGAGTACATCGCCATCGCCAAGGAGAAGCATGGCTACAACATGGAGCAG GCTCTTGGGATGCTCTTTTGGCATAAGCATAATATTGAAAAGTCATTGGCTGATTTGCCCAACTTTACCCCCTTCCCAGATGAGTGGACTGTGGAAGATAAAGTCTTGTTTGAGCAAGCCTTTAGTTTTCATGGGAAAACTTTTCATAGAATCCAACAAATG CTTCCTGATAAATCTATAGCAAGTCTGGTGAAGTTTTACTACTCCTGGAAGAAGACGAGGACTAAAACCAGCGTGATGGACCGCCACGCCCGGAAGCAGAAGCGGGAGCGGGAGGAGAG TGAGGATGAATtggaagaaacaaatggaaataacccCATTGACATTGAGATTGATCAAAACAAGGAAAGCAAAAaggag gtgccccctaCAGAGACAGTTCCTCAGATCAAAAAGGAGAAACATAGTACACAAGCTAAAAATCGAGCAAAAAGGAAACCTCCAAAAGGAATGTTTCTTTCTCAAGAAGACGTGGAGGCCGTTTCTGCCAATGCCACTGCGGCCACCACGGTGCTGAGGCAGCTAGACATGGAGCTGGTCTCCATCAAGCGGCAG attCAGAATATTAAACAGACAAACAGTGCTCTCAAAGAAAAACTTGATGGTGGAATAGAACCGTATCGGCTTCCGGAG GTCGTTCAGAAATGTAACGCGCGCTGGACCACGGAGGAGCAGCTCCTTGCGGTTCAAG CCATTAGGAAATATGGCCGAGATTTTCAGGCAATCTCAGATGTGATCGGGAACAAATCAGTGGTACAAGTGaaaaacttttttgtaaattatcGACGCCGCTTCAACATAGATGAAGTTTTACAAGAATGGGAGGCAGAACATGGGAAAGAAGAGACCAATGGGCCCAGTAGCCAGAAGCCTATCAAGTCCCCGGATAATTCTATCAAGATGCCCGAAGAGGAAGACGAG GCCGCTTCTGTTCTGGACGTCAGATACGCATCTGCTTCCTGA
- the RCOR1 gene encoding REST corepressor 1 isoform X1, producing the protein MFPPEISGAKLARRSQERDNLGMLVWSPNQNLSEAKLDEYIAIAKEKHGYNMEQALGMLFWHKHNIEKSLADLPNFTPFPDEWTVEDKVLFEQAFSFHGKTFHRIQQMLPDKSIASLVKFYYSWKKTRTKTSVMDRHARKQKREREESEDELEETNGNNPIDIEIDQNKESKKEVPPTETVPQIKKEKHSTQAKNRAKRKPPKGMFLSQEDVEAVSANATAATTVLRQLDMELVSIKRQIQNIKQTNSALKEKLDGGIEPYRLPEVVQKCNARWTTEEQLLAVQAIRKYGRDFQAISDVIGNKSVVQVKNFFVNYRRRFNIDEVLQEWEAEHGKEETNGPSSQKPIKSPDNSIKMPEEEDEAASVLDVRYASAS; encoded by the exons TAGACGAGTACATCGCCATCGCCAAGGAGAAGCATGGCTACAACATGGAGCAG GCTCTTGGGATGCTCTTTTGGCATAAGCATAATATTGAAAAGTCATTGGCTGATTTGCCCAACTTTACCCCCTTCCCAGATGAGTGGACTGTGGAAGATAAAGTCTTGTTTGAGCAAGCCTTTAGTTTTCATGGGAAAACTTTTCATAGAATCCAACAAATG CTTCCTGATAAATCTATAGCAAGTCTGGTGAAGTTTTACTACTCCTGGAAGAAGACGAGGACTAAAACCAGCGTGATGGACCGCCACGCCCGGAAGCAGAAGCGGGAGCGGGAGGAGAG TGAGGATGAATtggaagaaacaaatggaaataacccCATTGACATTGAGATTGATCAAAACAAGGAAAGCAAAAaggag gtgccccctaCAGAGACAGTTCCTCAGATCAAAAAGGAGAAACATAGTACACAAGCTAAAAATCGAGCAAAAAGGAAACCTCCAAAAGGAATGTTTCTTTCTCAAGAAGACGTGGAGGCCGTTTCTGCCAATGCCACTGCGGCCACCACGGTGCTGAGGCAGCTAGACATGGAGCTGGTCTCCATCAAGCGGCAG attCAGAATATTAAACAGACAAACAGTGCTCTCAAAGAAAAACTTGATGGTGGAATAGAACCGTATCGGCTTCCGGAG GTCGTTCAGAAATGTAACGCGCGCTGGACCACGGAGGAGCAGCTCCTTGCGGTTCAAG CCATTAGGAAATATGGCCGAGATTTTCAGGCAATCTCAGATGTGATCGGGAACAAATCAGTGGTACAAGTGaaaaacttttttgtaaattatcGACGCCGCTTCAACATAGATGAAGTTTTACAAGAATGGGAGGCAGAACATGGGAAAGAAGAGACCAATGGGCCCAGTAGCCAGAAGCCTATCAAGTCCCCGGATAATTCTATCAAGATGCCCGAAGAGGAAGACGAG GCCGCTTCTGTTCTGGACGTCAGATACGCATCTGCTTCCTGA
- the RCOR1 gene encoding REST corepressor 1 isoform X2 translates to MGAAALGPAKLARRSQERDNLGMLVWSPNQNLSEAKLDEYIAIAKEKHGYNMEQALGMLFWHKHNIEKSLADLPNFTPFPDEWTVEDKVLFEQAFSFHGKTFHRIQQMLPDKSIASLVKFYYSWKKTRTKTSVMDRHARKQKREREESEDELEETNGNNPIDIEIDQNKESKKEVPPTETVPQIKKEKHSTQAKNRAKRKPPKGMFLSQEDVEAVSANATAATTVLRQLDMELVSIKRQIQNIKQTNSALKEKLDGGIEPYRLPEVVQKCNARWTTEEQLLAVQAIRKYGRDFQAISDVIGNKSVVQVKNFFVNYRRRFNIDEVLQEWEAEHGKEETNGPSSQKPIKSPDNSIKMPEEEDEAASVLDVRYASAS, encoded by the exons TAGACGAGTACATCGCCATCGCCAAGGAGAAGCATGGCTACAACATGGAGCAG GCTCTTGGGATGCTCTTTTGGCATAAGCATAATATTGAAAAGTCATTGGCTGATTTGCCCAACTTTACCCCCTTCCCAGATGAGTGGACTGTGGAAGATAAAGTCTTGTTTGAGCAAGCCTTTAGTTTTCATGGGAAAACTTTTCATAGAATCCAACAAATG CTTCCTGATAAATCTATAGCAAGTCTGGTGAAGTTTTACTACTCCTGGAAGAAGACGAGGACTAAAACCAGCGTGATGGACCGCCACGCCCGGAAGCAGAAGCGGGAGCGGGAGGAGAG TGAGGATGAATtggaagaaacaaatggaaataacccCATTGACATTGAGATTGATCAAAACAAGGAAAGCAAAAaggag gtgccccctaCAGAGACAGTTCCTCAGATCAAAAAGGAGAAACATAGTACACAAGCTAAAAATCGAGCAAAAAGGAAACCTCCAAAAGGAATGTTTCTTTCTCAAGAAGACGTGGAGGCCGTTTCTGCCAATGCCACTGCGGCCACCACGGTGCTGAGGCAGCTAGACATGGAGCTGGTCTCCATCAAGCGGCAG attCAGAATATTAAACAGACAAACAGTGCTCTCAAAGAAAAACTTGATGGTGGAATAGAACCGTATCGGCTTCCGGAG GTCGTTCAGAAATGTAACGCGCGCTGGACCACGGAGGAGCAGCTCCTTGCGGTTCAAG CCATTAGGAAATATGGCCGAGATTTTCAGGCAATCTCAGATGTGATCGGGAACAAATCAGTGGTACAAGTGaaaaacttttttgtaaattatcGACGCCGCTTCAACATAGATGAAGTTTTACAAGAATGGGAGGCAGAACATGGGAAAGAAGAGACCAATGGGCCCAGTAGCCAGAAGCCTATCAAGTCCCCGGATAATTCTATCAAGATGCCCGAAGAGGAAGACGAG GCCGCTTCTGTTCTGGACGTCAGATACGCATCTGCTTCCTGA